In Silene latifolia isolate original U9 population chromosome X, ASM4854445v1, whole genome shotgun sequence, the following proteins share a genomic window:
- the LOC141617125 gene encoding uncharacterized protein LOC141617125, producing the protein MDKIGFWNVRGMNRVGKQKAINYFLQNKDIRLFGLLETKIKSRVLKKVVNSFNNWCISTNNGHHNGGRILILWQPQAMKVQFVEYNAQFIHMRVESVETRSIFYMTMVYAFNSINDRASLWDHLRRIASQVSGPWAIAGDFNCVLSAGEKVGGNTPSVEMEPFRYCVADCGVIDIDATGSLFTWNNKQKPEERIYSRIDRFLVNKDWCDHLPDLYAHFLPEGLMDHTPCIISSSKISQRKRCFKYFNMWGEAKEFLHTVRSNWDKGLMGTSMFRLVKNLKHLKPALKSLNKEGYNDIEHSTSRLQRQVHDLQEQIGRNPTDTQLLVAEFEASQELKKLSSARDSFLAQKSKQFWMKEGDTNSA; encoded by the coding sequence ATGGATAAGATAGGATTCTGGAATGTGAGAGGCATGAATAGAGTAGGAAAACAAAAAGCAATAAATTATTTCTTACAGAATAAAGACATTAGATTGTTTGGTCttttagaaacaaaaataaagagtagGGTTCTGAAGAAAGTTGTAAATAGCTTCAATAATTGGTGCATATCAACTAATAATGGACATCATAATGGTGGGAGGATCTTGATTTTGTGGCAACCTCAAGCTATGAAGGTACAATTTGTAGAGTATAATGCACAATTCATTCATATGAGGGTTGAATCTGTTGAGACTAGAAGCATTTTCTATATGACAATGGTCTATGCTTTCAACTCTATTAATGATAGGGCTTCTTTATGGGATCATTTAAGGAGAATTGCTAGTCAGGTCAGTGGTCCTTGGGCTATTGCTGGTGACTTTAATTGTGTACTATCTGCTGGAGAAAAGGTGGGAGGCAACACTCCCTCAGTTGAGATGGAGCCATTCAGGTATTGTGTTGCAGATTGTGGAGTCATTGACATTGATGCTACAGGGTCTCTTTTTACTTGGAATAACAAACAAAAACCTGAGGAGAGGATATATAGTAGGATTGATAGGTTCCTAGTTAATAAGGACTGGTGTGATCATCTCCCTGATCTTTATGCCCATTTTTTGCCTGAGGGACTCATGGATCATACTCCTTGTATTATTAGTAGCTCTAAAATTTCCCAAAGAAAACGATGCTTTAAGTACTTCAACATGTGGGGAGAAGCAAAGGAGTTCCTGCATACTGTCAGAAGTAATTGGGATAAGGGTTTGATGGGTACTAGCATGTTCAGGCTAGTTAAAAATCTCAAACATTTGAAACCAGCCTTGAAAAGTTTGAACAAAGAGGGGTATAATGATATTGAGCATTCAACAAGCAGACTTCAGAGACAGGTTCATGATTTGCAGGAACAAATTGGAAGGAATCCCACTGATACTCAGTTGCTTGTTGCAGAATTTGAGGCTTCTCAGGAGTTAAAAAAATTAAGCAGTGCCAGGGATAGCTTTTTAGCTCAAAAGTCTAAGCAGTTCTGGATGAAAGAGGGAGACACAAATAGTGCCTAA